From Triticum aestivum cultivar Chinese Spring chromosome 7B, IWGSC CS RefSeq v2.1, whole genome shotgun sequence:
TGGCGAAATGTCTGGGTATCTGCAAGGTGCCTCAGCATCGACTCGGACCAGTTCAGCACCTTGAGGCAGCTCAAGAAGTTTCTTGACAATTTGCTTTTGGACCGCGGGTACACAGCGCTCCACACGTTCTGGCTCCGCATCAACTTTGGCATATTTTATCCCGATTCTATAGATGATTATTGTCAAATCCGTCCGTGGGTCTGCCATGCCCTTAGGAGCAACGTCCAGGTTTTAGGTATAGTCCACCATGGAGAAATTCTTACCATTGGAAATGCCTTCACCTCGTCGTATCTCAAGAGGTTACACCTACGCAATTTTGACGTTGATGACTGGTTTGTCGAGAAGCTGTTTTCTGGATGCCCTAACTTGGAAGAGTTAGAGCTGATATGCTGTTTTGTTAACATCATCAAGTTTTCCTCTACCAAACTTCAGAGATTGACTGTTACCACTACTGATGATCGTTCAATATCTTGCTTGGGCTTTGAAGATATGGTAATAGATATGCCAAAGTTAGTTTCCTTAGACATAAAGGAGGTTCCTGATAGAAATCTGTATTTCGTGGATGTGTCATCGTTGGAAACTGCCTCAGTTTGCATTGATGAATCCTCTTTCGCAAGTTCTCAAGTCGACTGCAATGTTCTCAGTGC
This genomic window contains:
- the LOC123157976 gene encoding FBD-associated F-box protein At5g18780; this translates as MFRSKSERHGSTGDRISALPDDLLHHVMSFLTPWEIVQTCLLSRRWRNVWVSARCLSIDSDQFSTLRQLKKFLDNLLLDRGYTALHTFWLRINFGIFYPDSIDDYCQIRPWVCHALRSNVQVLGIVHHGEILTIGNAFTSSYLKRLHLRNFDVDDWFVEKLFSGCPNLEELELICCFVNIIKFSSTKLQRLTVTTTDDRSISCLGFEDMVIDMPKLVSLDIKEVPDRNLYFVDVSSLETASVCIDESSFASSQVDCNVLSALSNVTSLRSLSLTVRHNVAIKVLERDVLRCATFNSLTNLSLDEANAQVFLVRLVLLSVITLSNMLS